The genome window TCACAATTAGGCCCAAAGAAGCTGACACCCTTTACTGTGTTTCTGTTGCGGTGCCCTTTGTAGACCCTAAGTCCAGGCCTCACATTTGTATCAATAGGAGATAGAGATGTTGCATCTACATCAGACTTATCATCTGAATCACTATCCAACtctaagaatgcagcaacaggatTTGAGCCCAGACCTTGATCCTTCGGAAACAGATAGATGAACTCGTTGATATAAGATGCTAGCAGCTCACTGGTGTCTGAGTATGCCAAGCCTGTTATGCCTTCTGTATGATCAATCAGATGTGGAGGACAGAAGCAATCATATGGATAACCGTAATTTGTTGACCCATCCCATTTATACTTGCGAATGTCATAAACACGAGCATAGTCATCAGCTCCAGCAACTGCAAAAAAGTTGGGATTTCTTGGATCTATCGCAATAGCATTTAGATTAACAAGTGACATATAAGCTATGCTGCTTGTAAAAGATCTGCATATGAAGAGCTTTGTTGAACTTTTGGATCTCAGGTCGAACTAGGAGGAAGAAACTGTGTCAGGAACATGCAAGATGGCATATTGGTAAAAGTTGCAAGCAAGAAGAGACCAATTGAAAACTCACGTGCCGAACCAGGCCATCTTCACCGCAGCTAAAAAAAACATGAGGACTTCCAGGCTCGATAGCCACCTTATGGACTGCACCATCATGTTCAGCTAGCAATTTTACAGCTACTTGTCCACCTTCACGTAACTGGGCAAGTCTCACCTGATGACATTAATTAAGGCCAAAGAGATATTATATCTGCAAATaaaaaagagaacattaaagagGGAACAACACTAAAAGAAAGCAACTTATGAAAGCATATACCTCTCCATCAGCAGCAGATGTAACAATAGTCCGGTCGCTAGAGTAAGGCATGAAGCGTGCTTGGAAAACATTGTTTTTGTGGCCAGAGTTGAATGAAATCCTAACAGTTCCAACAGCCCAATCCCATAGTATTACTGTTCTATCATCTGATCCTGATACAAGAATGTTCCCATCTGCGTTTAAGCTCACAGTATTCACACAACCTTCATGCTTGTTTAGCTTTCTGTCAATTCCCAAATGCAAAACAAGATCCTGTCAACAAAaaggtttaatttttttttgaaaatctaGAATATCACAAGCAATATGCATaatatttcaatcaaattcaGCCATGAAACTAAATAAGCTtaaactttttttaaaaaatgaaggTTCCAGAAGAAATTGGAGCAGCTATGCTACTGCATATGATCTTTCCTCTACTTTTCCTAATTCTTGCTGAATTCTCCAACTGTAGTGCTCCTTCTATTACCCATATAATTCACCAATTCAAGCCCTGTGTCATTTTCTGCCATTTTTATGTTTAAACAATAGTCTCTATAATATCTTTGTCAAATTGATTCCCTGATATATGGACAGAAGACAGAAAAACTCAGAAGTGTTGCAAATCTTGCATGAGTCTACGGAGACGAGATTAGAAAAAGCATAGAATGCTAGTAAATTCATCCTGCACCTCCCATGCAAACTATCAGTGAAAGATCATAAGCACCTCCTTTACGTTTCATACACACAAAAAATACAAATCGAGACACACCCACTAGATCTCTACCAGAGTGATCATCTTGCACCACTGCTTACAAGTACCACCATCAACTTATAGTACTTCCTGCTAAGAATTCAAATTTCAGTGCATTACCAGTATCGGACAGTGTCCAGACAAGTATATTACCGAGTACATATATACTACTGGTCGGTTCCAATTGAAACCAGTCGAACCACTACAAGTAGAGAGGGACATATACACCAGGAAGTGATAAGGCAAATGGGTacaacagcagcaacagcaggGAGGAGGAGGCCACTTCGAGGAGGAGGTTGAGGAAGCCGATGGGGAGTAGGTGGAGGAAGCAAAGGAGAATGATGCACCGACATAGATAATGCAAAGATAAATGACAACTAAAAAAGTCATGGCAGGACTACCTAGCTAATAAAAAATGGCCTGAACTAGAGCTTCAAACtgagaaacaaaaaaaagagcAAGATTCGATTACAACAGCTACTACAATAAAAAAAGGTATGGAAGGAAAAAGGTTTTTGCAAAACCTAACATGGCAATTGAGGGACTATTAGCTTATGTCCTTGAATATGTTAGGAGGCATGGCAAAAAAACCAAGCAAATggtcataaaaaaaagaaaaaagcaagTCACTTCCAAGGTGGACAAACCAACTGCACAGGATTCCCATCAATTGCAGGGTTCTAGAAACATCAATGTACTGCCTAAGGAGGTTGTTCTCACAACAGGAACCCTGAGTCTCTATATCGCAAAGGAAAAACATTACCATGAAACTAAGGTGCACCCTAGTTCCCTTTGATATACTGTAGTCAAACTTTAGCATGGCTTTCAAGTCACATCTTGTAAAATCGATGCATACAGGTCATATTCCAGACATATATTGGTTTTCGGTtcaagttcaagttcaacatttaaatctctctctctttctctctctctccaaagagAAAATTCAGGGTCTAATTTTTAATTAGAAAAATCTAGTGCAAAATCCTCCCTTTTCTCCATTAATATGTCATCTATTTTCTAAACGGTATACTGCCATTTTAAGAGTTTGAAACACAAAGCTAAACCTATAACTTCAACCTTTATCAGCTTCAAGCTAATTAGAAATTAGGCCAAGAATACTGCAACAGCCTTCAAACGTCAAGGTTGTCGTAAACAGAGGACCAACACATCGCTTAAATTTCAACTATATTGAAGTCACTTGGTTGTCATGTAAACTTTGTTCTAGTGTACCTTCACAATTTTCCTCAATGAAGAATAGTTCCTTCATAAATAATGAAGAGAGCCTATCCGCTGTCCATACTCTGATCAATAAACTGGCCACTTCTAAAAGTTACGAGAAGTTTTCTCACCCGAAAAATGAATCTACAAGTTCACATAAAACCTTATGATGAAAGGATCAGTTGTGCTGAAACCGATTAAACAATTGAGAGTAGGGTTCCAAGATGAAGTAATGATCAAAGCTTCAATTGAAACACCCTACAAAATGGAACTATTGAACACAACCAAACCAATAGGGACGCACCTCGGAAGCCCCAGCGCGATGGGCGAAAGTTCTCGGCGAGAGGAACCCAACCTCGCGCTGGCATAGGTTGAGAATCCCACTGTTGCAGCTCCTCTTCCGCTTGCCCGAGGTAGCCATCCTGAACCCTCAAACGCGATTCTCGAGTAAAAAACTCCCCACAGGTGGTCTTCCTTCGCGAAACTATCACCGCCTCGCGTCCGACAACAGcgaggaggggaggggagggggccaAGAGACGCGATGCGAAGGCGATGGAGGACTACCCAAAGATCTCGCCACGGAACGAAACGACGGCGAGGGATTTCACGGCGACGAGGATGACGACGCGGTGCGGTGTCGATGGTGCGCTCCGCTCGATCTATCACACCACGCGTATGTCTTTACCTGCGGTGCACGTGCAGAGTCCATTTAATAAGAGTTTTCTCTCGCAACATAAAAAAGCTGCAATTTTCTAATAACTCCTTATTTTGTTCATTTTATGGATCAGCCGATCAACGCCTCCTTTTATACATTTCCATCGGCTCATTGGTTGCCGATGCGAACCGCTCCACTCGATCTACCCCCAATTCTAAACGATTCGAAGCCGCCGCCCGTCTCCTCTCCCCGTGCCCTAATCCTTCTCCGTGCACCGCCTCTCCCCATCGTCGCTGTTGCTGCTGGGACGCTGTCAAAGGCGTCTCCATCGAAGCACCTCCGGCGTCGGAAGGTAAGACCAATTCATTTGTTGTGGTTCCATGGTGGATAATCTCGGGAATAACGAAAGCACGGAGAGTTGTACGGACTCGGTTATCAGCTGTCTGCCTCGAGAAGGAATGGAATTCGACTCCGAACAGGACGCTCACGAATTCTACACTCAGTATGGATGGAAGACTGGATTCAGTATCCGAAGAGAGTATGGGAATAGATCGAGGAAGACTGACCAGATAACGTCTAGAAAATTCACTTGTTCTAAGGAGGGGTTTCGAGGCCCCGACAAACGGCAGGAAAAGGTAAGGCACCCGAAGAGTCCTCGTCCTGAGACCAGGACTGGTTGCCTTGCGCACATGACCATTAAGCTCAGCAAGACGAATGGAAAATATCTGATCTGCAGCTTCGAAGCTGAACACAATCACCCTCTCCACATCCCTTCGTGTTCTTACTTGATACGGTCGAATCCGAAAATTTCGGAAGCACAGGGCTCGGAGGTTCTTTTAGCTAATGATTACAGCTTATGCAAGCAAGACCACAGGAATCACCTTTCCACTAAACGACAGCGAGACATGAAGTATGGAGAAGCTGGAAGCTTACTTAAGTACTTCCAAACTCAGTTGATGGAAAATCCTTCGTTCTATTATGCAGTGCAATTAGATGCAGATGAAAAGATAGCTAATGTTTTTTGGACAGATCCGagaatgataattaattattgtcATTTTGGTGATGTTGTCTCATTCGAAACAAAGTTTCGGAGCAACAAAGAACTCCGTCCCTTTGCATCATTTGTGGGTTTTAATCATCATAGAGAGACCATCGTGTTTGGAGCAGCACTTTTGTATGATGAAACTACAGCGTCTTTCCAGTGGTTGTTTGAGACTTTCCTTGAGGCAATGTCGGGCAAGAAACCCAAAACCATGTTCACCGATCAGGATGATGCCATATCAAAAGCAGTCTCTCTAGTTATGCCAGAAACATACCATCAGTTTTGTATTTCACACATGAAACAAAATGCAGGTAAAAATCTTAGTCAGTTGTTTAAAGGTGACTGTGATTTTAAGAAAGAATTCAAAGCTTGTATCAGTCAATATGAGGAAGTGAACGAGTTCCTACATGCATGGGATGCAATGCTTGATAAGTATAGCATTCATGACAACAGTTGGTTGCAAAAAATATTTGAAGTGAAAGAGAAATGGGCCAGACCATACATAAAGTACAGCTTTTCAGCTGGAATTAGGAGTTCAAATTTGAGTGAGAGTTTGAACTCTAGCTTGAGAAACTATCTCAAGTCTGATATGGACTTGGTGCAGTTTTTTAGGCATTTTGAACGGGTGTTTAATGATAATTGGTATAAGGAATTGGAGTCCGAATACAATTCGAGGGAAAAGCTGCCGAAGTTTAAGATTAAGGCTCCCATGCTGATGCAAACTGCAGTAATTTACACCAATAATATTTTTCAGTTGTTCCAGTCTGAGTATGAGGAATTCCAATCGGCTTACATCACATACCGCAACGAGAGTGGCCCAACTCATGAATACTTGGTTGCAATTTGTGATCAACCCACAGTGTACAAAGTCATTGGGGACCCTTTGGAGCAAAGTGTGTCATGTACCTGCAGGAAGTTTGAGACACATGGATACTTATGTAGCCATGCTGTGAAAGTTCTTGATGCTATGGACATCAAGTACCTGCCAAGCAAGTATATCTCAAGACGATGGTCAAAGGATGCATGGGATGAGAGCATGAAGGACCAAGATGGTAAGAATATCCAACTTACCACAAAGATGAAAGCTTCAATGCATTATCGATACTTGTGCCCCAAGTATGTTAGGCTTGTTGCTCGAGCATCAGAATGTGAGGAAGCTTATAAGTTTTTGGACAAATGTTCAGCTGACTTGAGCATGAAAGTTGAAGAAATCATACAAAAGGGAAAAGACATAAACGAAGCTGCTTTTGAGACTCGTGATCCTTTATCTTTGTCAACTTCATACCAAAAGGATGAATCAGTAAAAGATTTTGAGAGTTCAGACATTATAAGAGCAAAAGGCCTTAAAAACTAAAAAGAACCCCAACTCAAAACTACTTGACCAGATAAATGATGGATCAAATCCTTCTCCTTTGACTGGGCACACTTTATTGCAGGTAAcacacaacaagggtaaaataacTTTCACTTACATTGAGCTTTTATATCATGTGTAATATTTAATATATGTGAAATAGGGCGTGGAGAGACCTTCAGATATGCCTTCAATAGGACTCATCATCCATTATCCAGCATATCAGACATCAGCTGGTGTATGTTGCAATATTTCAGACACAAAGAAATAAGTAGGTCTCCATAATCCTTGGATAATAAAATTTTACCTTTGATATCCATAGGCCA of Musa acuminata AAA Group cultivar baxijiao chromosome BXJ2-3, Cavendish_Baxijiao_AAA, whole genome shotgun sequence contains these proteins:
- the LOC103978708 gene encoding uncharacterized protein LOC103978708; its protein translation is MATSGKRKRSCNSGILNLCQREVGFLSPRTFAHRAGASEDLVLHLGIDRKLNKHEGCVNTVSLNADGNILVSGSDDRTVILWDWAVGTVRISFNSGHKNNVFQARFMPYSSDRTIVTSAADGEVRLAQLREGGQVAVKLLAEHDGAVHKVAIEPGSPHVFFSCGEDGLVRHFDLRSKSSTKLFICRSFTSSIAYMSLVNLNAIAIDPRNPNFFAVAGADDYARVYDIRKYKWDGSTNYGYPYDCFCPPHLIDHTEGITGLAYSDTSELLASYINEFIYLFPKDQGLGSNPVAAFLELDSDSDDKSDVDATSLSPIDTNVRPGLRVYKGHRNRNTVKGVSFFGPNCEYVVSGSDCGRIFIWRKKDGELLRAMEGDKYVVNCIESHPYTTMIASSGMENDIKIWVPNTKEPAQTINLDEFLMTNRLDSEFDYDDEYDCDNDNDDDDNDDDHDSDDDDDVSFGDGDDDIDIDDNDMDYYTHFNNWP